One window of Oreochromis niloticus isolate F11D_XX linkage group LG23, O_niloticus_UMD_NMBU, whole genome shotgun sequence genomic DNA carries:
- the LOC102081996 gene encoding histone-lysine N-methyltransferase SETDB2 isoform X3 encodes METDEPLDPGYVEKAKAFWNNEDVDQVFDGVFKYLEHLKAMLKRGGATDKEYVQAFKLLEHLDCSSLASLQDQDTSVVQVVIGSEELLPGDFLQHSPSSSCSSSSSFLPPFNGLSSPTAPPAGREELLPPLVPVQLQYHLHTCSKSCLPCLPSMSQSMALFWGQNPLKIPLLCGFKRLTAMPLISPAKGGVPWDHGDQEQEDIGNWDVIYKAPCGLSLRNHDNVMLFLEATESYDILQVDFFTFNSSVRLDPPSPGGPRQPEQDLSRGAEPTPVELCVGDGGSRPAEFRYRKDRWPHGCFLSRGPKLFKACCDCTDGCSDAKRCACVALTSGESHYRHHRLLQANPSGLFECGPWCGCDRSRCQNRLVQRGIRVRLQVFQTQNRGWGVRCRDDLDRGTFVCIYAGVVLQRVPNPTEPPPPKLTRSDLPSDDEVEVVTEWLAPPVLEGRRNVLETPPPMSPPTSPTLHVPVIQRPSDSGSSTTDQEEIQAVLVGGLQPTSPSSGDREQDEKVASMSESPGVNGTKASMSLKRAAKVDEVCFVDARQEGNVSRFINLPAEPFHPEHLHRLPRPRLPRRCLLHQQGRGGWH; translated from the exons ATGGAAACGGATGAGCCACTGGATCCGGGATATGTCG AGAAGGCCAAAGCATTCTGGAACAATGAGGATGTGGATCAGGTCTTCGATGGGGTTTTCAAGTACCTAGAGCACCTGAAGGCAATGCTGAAGAGGGGCGGAGCCACAGACAAAG AGTACGTCCAGGCCTTCAAGCTGCTCGAGCATCTGGACTGCTCCTCCTTGGCCTCCCTCCAGGACCAGGACACCTCGGTGGTTCAGGTGGTCATTGGCTCAG AAGAGCTGCTGCCAGGTGACTTCCTTCAACACAGCccttcctcctcttgctcctcctcctcctccttcttgcCTCCTTTTAATGGGTTATCCAGTCCAACAGCGCCTCCTGCTGGCAGAGAGGAGCTGCTGCCTCCCCTCGTGCCTGTCCAGCTGCAGTACCACCTCCACACCTGCTCCAAG TCCTGCCTGCCCTGTTTACCCAGCATGAGTCAGTCCATGGCGCTATTCTGGGGCCAGAACCCGCTGAAGATCCCGTTGCTCTGCGGCTTCAAGAGGCTGACTGCCATGCCACTGATTTCACCGGCCAAAGGGGGCGTGCCTTGGGACCACGGGGACCAGGAGCAGGAAGACATAGGAAACTGGGACGTCATCTACAAGGCACCATGTGGGCTGAGCCTCCGTAACCATGACAACGTAATGCTTTTCCTGGAGGCTACAGAGAGCTATGACATCCTGCAG GTTGACTTCTTCACCTTTAACTCCTCCGTGCGGTTGGACCCTCCTTCGCCAGGGGGCCCTCGGCAGCCTGAACAGGACCTGAGCCGAGGGGCGGAGCCAACACCGGTGGAGCTGTGCGTCGGGGACGGTGGCTCCCGGCCTGCTGAATTCCGCTACAGGAAGGACCGCTGGCCACATGGCTGCTTCCTAAGCCGCGGCCCAAAGCTGTTCAAGGCGTGCTGTGACTGCACAgacggctgcagtgatgcaaagCGCTGCGCCTGCGTGGCCTTGACTTCCGGAGAGAGCCACTATCGTCATCACAGGCTGTTACAGGCCAACCCATCAGG GCTCTTTGAGTGTGGCCCATGGTGCGGCTGTGACCGATCTCGCTGTCAGAACCGTCTGGTCCAGAGAGGCATCAGAGTCCGACTCCAGGTCTTCCAGACCCAGAACCGTGGCTGGGGGGTGCGTTGCCGTGACGACCTGGACCGTGGGAcctttgtgtgcatttacgcAG GTGTGGTGCTGCAGAGGGTCCCGAATCCCACCGAGCCACCGCCGCCAAAGTTGACGAGGTCCGACCTGCCGTCTGACGATGAGGTGGAGGTCGTCACGGAGTGGCTGGCCCCACCTGTGCTAGAGGGCCGACGCAATGTGCTGGAAACGCCCCCGCCTATGTCTCCGCCTACCTCACCTACTTTGCATGTCCCTGTCATTCAGAGACCCTCTGACAGCGGCTCCAGCACCACAGACCAAGAAGAG atTCAGGCGGTGCTGGTTGGAGGTCTGCAGCCGACATCTCCTTCATCAG GTGATCGAGAGCAAGACGAGAAAGTGGCATCGATGTCGGAGAGCCCTGGTGTGAATGGCACAAAGGCGAGCATGAGCTTAAAGAGAGCAGCGAAGGTGGACGAAGTTTGTTTTGTGGACGCAAGACAGGAGGGAAACGTGAGCCGCTTCATCAAC CTGCCAGCCGAACCTTTTCATCCAGAACATCTTCATCGACTCCCACGACCCCGCCTTCCCCGTCGTTGCCTTCTTCACCAGCAg GGCCGTGGTGGCTGGCACTGA
- the LOC102081996 gene encoding histone-lysine N-methyltransferase SETDB2 isoform X2, producing METDEPLDPGYVEKAKAFWNNEDVDQVFDGVFKYLEHLKAMLKRGGATDKEYVQAFKLLEHLDCSSLASLQDQDTSVVQVVIGSELLPGDFLQHSPSSSCSSSSSFLPPFNGLSSPTAPPAGREELLPPLVPVQLQYHLHTCSKSCLPCLPSMSQSMALFWGQNPLKIPLLCGFKRLTAMPLISPAKGGVPWDHGDQEQEDIGNWDVIYKAPCGLSLRNHDNVMLFLEATESYDILQVDFFTFNSSVRLDPPSPGGPRQPEQDLSRGAEPTPVELCVGDGGSRPAEFRYRKDRWPHGCFLSRGPKLFKACCDCTDGCSDAKRCACVALTSGESHYRHHRLLQANPSGLFECGPWCGCDRSRCQNRLVQRGIRVRLQVFQTQNRGWGVRCRDDLDRGTFVCIYAGVVLQRVPNPTEPPPPKLTRSDLPSDDEVEVVTEWLAPPVLEGRRNVLETPPPMSPPTSPTLHVPVIQRPSDSGSSTTDQEEIQAVLVGGLQPTSPSSGDREQDEKVASMSESPGVNGTKASMSLKRAAKVDEVCFVDARQEGNVSRFINHSCQPNLFIQNIFIDSHDPAFPVVAFFTSRAVVAGTELTWDYSANVQIDSLQKQEVSCLCESDNCHGRFTIEENLCDVCEVEGHIATEAK from the exons ATGGAAACGGATGAGCCACTGGATCCGGGATATGTCG AGAAGGCCAAAGCATTCTGGAACAATGAGGATGTGGATCAGGTCTTCGATGGGGTTTTCAAGTACCTAGAGCACCTGAAGGCAATGCTGAAGAGGGGCGGAGCCACAGACAAAG AGTACGTCCAGGCCTTCAAGCTGCTCGAGCATCTGGACTGCTCCTCCTTGGCCTCCCTCCAGGACCAGGACACCTCGGTGGTTCAGGTGGTCATTGGCTCAG AGCTGCTGCCAGGTGACTTCCTTCAACACAGCccttcctcctcttgctcctcctcctcctccttcttgcCTCCTTTTAATGGGTTATCCAGTCCAACAGCGCCTCCTGCTGGCAGAGAGGAGCTGCTGCCTCCCCTCGTGCCTGTCCAGCTGCAGTACCACCTCCACACCTGCTCCAAG TCCTGCCTGCCCTGTTTACCCAGCATGAGTCAGTCCATGGCGCTATTCTGGGGCCAGAACCCGCTGAAGATCCCGTTGCTCTGCGGCTTCAAGAGGCTGACTGCCATGCCACTGATTTCACCGGCCAAAGGGGGCGTGCCTTGGGACCACGGGGACCAGGAGCAGGAAGACATAGGAAACTGGGACGTCATCTACAAGGCACCATGTGGGCTGAGCCTCCGTAACCATGACAACGTAATGCTTTTCCTGGAGGCTACAGAGAGCTATGACATCCTGCAG GTTGACTTCTTCACCTTTAACTCCTCCGTGCGGTTGGACCCTCCTTCGCCAGGGGGCCCTCGGCAGCCTGAACAGGACCTGAGCCGAGGGGCGGAGCCAACACCGGTGGAGCTGTGCGTCGGGGACGGTGGCTCCCGGCCTGCTGAATTCCGCTACAGGAAGGACCGCTGGCCACATGGCTGCTTCCTAAGCCGCGGCCCAAAGCTGTTCAAGGCGTGCTGTGACTGCACAgacggctgcagtgatgcaaagCGCTGCGCCTGCGTGGCCTTGACTTCCGGAGAGAGCCACTATCGTCATCACAGGCTGTTACAGGCCAACCCATCAGG GCTCTTTGAGTGTGGCCCATGGTGCGGCTGTGACCGATCTCGCTGTCAGAACCGTCTGGTCCAGAGAGGCATCAGAGTCCGACTCCAGGTCTTCCAGACCCAGAACCGTGGCTGGGGGGTGCGTTGCCGTGACGACCTGGACCGTGGGAcctttgtgtgcatttacgcAG GTGTGGTGCTGCAGAGGGTCCCGAATCCCACCGAGCCACCGCCGCCAAAGTTGACGAGGTCCGACCTGCCGTCTGACGATGAGGTGGAGGTCGTCACGGAGTGGCTGGCCCCACCTGTGCTAGAGGGCCGACGCAATGTGCTGGAAACGCCCCCGCCTATGTCTCCGCCTACCTCACCTACTTTGCATGTCCCTGTCATTCAGAGACCCTCTGACAGCGGCTCCAGCACCACAGACCAAGAAGAG atTCAGGCGGTGCTGGTTGGAGGTCTGCAGCCGACATCTCCTTCATCAG GTGATCGAGAGCAAGACGAGAAAGTGGCATCGATGTCGGAGAGCCCTGGTGTGAATGGCACAAAGGCGAGCATGAGCTTAAAGAGAGCAGCGAAGGTGGACGAAGTTTGTTTTGTGGACGCAAGACAGGAGGGAAACGTGAGCCGCTTCATCAAC CACAGCTGCCAGCCGAACCTTTTCATCCAGAACATCTTCATCGACTCCCACGACCCCGCCTTCCCCGTCGTTGCCTTCTTCACCAGCAg GGCCGTGGTGGCTGGCACTGAGCTCACCTGGGACTACTCTGCCAATGTCCAGATCGATTCActgcaaaaacaggaagtgtcttGTCTCTGCGAAAGCGACAATTGCCATGGGCGATTCACTATCGAGGAGAACCTATGTGATGTTTGTGAGGTCGAAGGCCACATAGCGACTGAGGCCAAGTGA
- the LOC102081996 gene encoding histone-lysine N-methyltransferase SETDB2 isoform X1, translating into METDEPLDPGYVEKAKAFWNNEDVDQVFDGVFKYLEHLKAMLKRGGATDKEYVQAFKLLEHLDCSSLASLQDQDTSVVQVVIGSEELLPGDFLQHSPSSSCSSSSSFLPPFNGLSSPTAPPAGREELLPPLVPVQLQYHLHTCSKSCLPCLPSMSQSMALFWGQNPLKIPLLCGFKRLTAMPLISPAKGGVPWDHGDQEQEDIGNWDVIYKAPCGLSLRNHDNVMLFLEATESYDILQVDFFTFNSSVRLDPPSPGGPRQPEQDLSRGAEPTPVELCVGDGGSRPAEFRYRKDRWPHGCFLSRGPKLFKACCDCTDGCSDAKRCACVALTSGESHYRHHRLLQANPSGLFECGPWCGCDRSRCQNRLVQRGIRVRLQVFQTQNRGWGVRCRDDLDRGTFVCIYAGVVLQRVPNPTEPPPPKLTRSDLPSDDEVEVVTEWLAPPVLEGRRNVLETPPPMSPPTSPTLHVPVIQRPSDSGSSTTDQEEIQAVLVGGLQPTSPSSGDREQDEKVASMSESPGVNGTKASMSLKRAAKVDEVCFVDARQEGNVSRFINHSCQPNLFIQNIFIDSHDPAFPVVAFFTSRAVVAGTELTWDYSANVQIDSLQKQEVSCLCESDNCHGRFTIEENLCDVCEVEGHIATEAK; encoded by the exons ATGGAAACGGATGAGCCACTGGATCCGGGATATGTCG AGAAGGCCAAAGCATTCTGGAACAATGAGGATGTGGATCAGGTCTTCGATGGGGTTTTCAAGTACCTAGAGCACCTGAAGGCAATGCTGAAGAGGGGCGGAGCCACAGACAAAG AGTACGTCCAGGCCTTCAAGCTGCTCGAGCATCTGGACTGCTCCTCCTTGGCCTCCCTCCAGGACCAGGACACCTCGGTGGTTCAGGTGGTCATTGGCTCAG AAGAGCTGCTGCCAGGTGACTTCCTTCAACACAGCccttcctcctcttgctcctcctcctcctccttcttgcCTCCTTTTAATGGGTTATCCAGTCCAACAGCGCCTCCTGCTGGCAGAGAGGAGCTGCTGCCTCCCCTCGTGCCTGTCCAGCTGCAGTACCACCTCCACACCTGCTCCAAG TCCTGCCTGCCCTGTTTACCCAGCATGAGTCAGTCCATGGCGCTATTCTGGGGCCAGAACCCGCTGAAGATCCCGTTGCTCTGCGGCTTCAAGAGGCTGACTGCCATGCCACTGATTTCACCGGCCAAAGGGGGCGTGCCTTGGGACCACGGGGACCAGGAGCAGGAAGACATAGGAAACTGGGACGTCATCTACAAGGCACCATGTGGGCTGAGCCTCCGTAACCATGACAACGTAATGCTTTTCCTGGAGGCTACAGAGAGCTATGACATCCTGCAG GTTGACTTCTTCACCTTTAACTCCTCCGTGCGGTTGGACCCTCCTTCGCCAGGGGGCCCTCGGCAGCCTGAACAGGACCTGAGCCGAGGGGCGGAGCCAACACCGGTGGAGCTGTGCGTCGGGGACGGTGGCTCCCGGCCTGCTGAATTCCGCTACAGGAAGGACCGCTGGCCACATGGCTGCTTCCTAAGCCGCGGCCCAAAGCTGTTCAAGGCGTGCTGTGACTGCACAgacggctgcagtgatgcaaagCGCTGCGCCTGCGTGGCCTTGACTTCCGGAGAGAGCCACTATCGTCATCACAGGCTGTTACAGGCCAACCCATCAGG GCTCTTTGAGTGTGGCCCATGGTGCGGCTGTGACCGATCTCGCTGTCAGAACCGTCTGGTCCAGAGAGGCATCAGAGTCCGACTCCAGGTCTTCCAGACCCAGAACCGTGGCTGGGGGGTGCGTTGCCGTGACGACCTGGACCGTGGGAcctttgtgtgcatttacgcAG GTGTGGTGCTGCAGAGGGTCCCGAATCCCACCGAGCCACCGCCGCCAAAGTTGACGAGGTCCGACCTGCCGTCTGACGATGAGGTGGAGGTCGTCACGGAGTGGCTGGCCCCACCTGTGCTAGAGGGCCGACGCAATGTGCTGGAAACGCCCCCGCCTATGTCTCCGCCTACCTCACCTACTTTGCATGTCCCTGTCATTCAGAGACCCTCTGACAGCGGCTCCAGCACCACAGACCAAGAAGAG atTCAGGCGGTGCTGGTTGGAGGTCTGCAGCCGACATCTCCTTCATCAG GTGATCGAGAGCAAGACGAGAAAGTGGCATCGATGTCGGAGAGCCCTGGTGTGAATGGCACAAAGGCGAGCATGAGCTTAAAGAGAGCAGCGAAGGTGGACGAAGTTTGTTTTGTGGACGCAAGACAGGAGGGAAACGTGAGCCGCTTCATCAAC CACAGCTGCCAGCCGAACCTTTTCATCCAGAACATCTTCATCGACTCCCACGACCCCGCCTTCCCCGTCGTTGCCTTCTTCACCAGCAg GGCCGTGGTGGCTGGCACTGAGCTCACCTGGGACTACTCTGCCAATGTCCAGATCGATTCActgcaaaaacaggaagtgtcttGTCTCTGCGAAAGCGACAATTGCCATGGGCGATTCACTATCGAGGAGAACCTATGTGATGTTTGTGAGGTCGAAGGCCACATAGCGACTGAGGCCAAGTGA